The following proteins are encoded in a genomic region of Penaeus chinensis breed Huanghai No. 1 chromosome 10, ASM1920278v2, whole genome shotgun sequence:
- the LOC125029874 gene encoding uncharacterized protein LOC125029874, with translation MNSDSFRSLELRGQGVRLAENENRKVSLQRCPISRAAVTSNPWENGTPRPAATDNIPEYTRRHRTFHTHATITLSKYKRWSHNFEESTEKVQPNVFLRANIWALDIHALVLDFRRASCLWLLLCAFASVEGHGRLMQPPSRSSAWRYGFDTPVNYNDNELFCGGFGIQYGENEGKCGVCGDNWADPQPRDNEAGGTYGTGLIVANYTKGQELTIEVELTKSHLGYFEFRLCVNNDPNQIITDECLDENLLEMADGSGTKFPIESYEVTWKYPKVKLPDDVVCTQCVLQWHYRAGNSWGDCGDGTSDLGCGDQEIFRGCADIGIY, from the exons ATGAATTCAGACTCGTTTAGGTCGCTTGAATTACGagg TCAAGGTGTCCGTCTAGCTGAGAATGAGAACCGAAAGGTGTCGCTGCAGCGTTGCCCAATCTCTAGAGCTGCAGTCACTTCTAATCCGTGGGAGAATGGTACTCCTCGACCTGCAGCAACAGACAACATTCCAGAATATACACGACGACACAggacatttcacacacacgctACAATAACATTATCGAAATACAAGCGTTGGTCACATAACTTCGAGGAAA GTACAGAAAAAGTGCAACCCAATGTATTCCTGAGAGCCAACATCTGGGCTTTAGATATCCATGCACTGGTCCTTGA CTTCCGCCGCGCCTCCTGTCTCTGGCTCCTCCTCTGTGCCTTCGCCAGCGTCGAGGGACACGGCCGCCTGATGCAACCACCCAGCAGGTCGTCCGCCTGGAGATACGGCTTCGACACGCCcgttaattacaatgataacgagCTCTTCTGTGGAGGTTTCGGG ATCCAGTACGGTGAGAACGAAGGCAAGTGCGGAGTCTGCGGCGACAACTGGGCCGACCCTCAACCCCGAGACAACGAGGCCGGAGGAACGTACGGGACGGGGCTCATTGTTGCCAACTACACCAAGGGACAG GAGCTAACCATCGAGGTGGAGCTAACGAAGAGCCACCTGGGCTACTTCGAGTTCCGCCTGTGCGTGAACAACGACCCCAACCAGATCATCACGGACGAGTGCCTGGACGAGAACCTGCTGGAGATGGCTGACGGATCCGGCACCAAGTTCCCGATCGAGTCGTAT GAAGTAACGTGGAAATACCCGAAGGTTAAACTTCCCGACGACGTCGTATGTACTCAGTGTGTGTTGCAGTGGCACTACAGGGCCG gcaACTCCTGGGGCGACTGCGGGGACGGCACCTCCGACCTGGGATGCGGCGACCAGGAGATCTTCAGAGGCTGCGCTGATATCGGCATTTACTAG
- the LOC125029613 gene encoding uncharacterized protein LOC125029613 isoform X1: protein MGLLSRESLVWGFGLTLLYAAVGVIGHGRLMYPPSRSSAWRLGFDTPENFNDNELFCGGFGIQYGQNDGKCGVCGDNWADPQPRDNEAGGLYGTGLITANFTKGQVITVEIDLTTSHIGHFEFRLCVNNAPDKIITDECLDEHLLQLADGSGPFFTVPDFNEAYFYIDMKLPDDVECFQCVLQWHYQTGNSWGDCGNGTSALGCGDQEVFRGCSDIGIYA, encoded by the exons ATGGGTCTTCTTTCTCGTGAATCACTAGTATGGGGATTCGGCCTGACCTTGCTCTACGCGGCCGTCGGCGTCATAGGTCACGGGCGGCTGATGTACCCTCCGAGTCGGTCGTCAGCTTGGAGACTCGGCTTCGACACCCCGGAGAACTTCAACGATAATGAGCTCTTTTGCGGGGGCTTCGGG ATCCAGTACGGACAGAACGATGGTAAGTGCGGAGTCTGCGGCGACAACTGGGCCGACCCTCAACCCCGAGACAACGAGGCCGGAGGATTGTACGGGACGGGGCTCATCACGGCTAATTTCACCAAGGGACAG GTGATCACAGTCGAAATAGACTTAACCACGAGCCACATCGGGCACTTCGAGTTCCGTCTCTGCGTCAACAATGCTCCAGACAAAATCATCACCGACGAGTGTCTCGACGAACACCTGTTGCAGTTGGCTGACGGTTCAGGGCCCTTCTTCACTGTTCCAGATTTC AATGAGGCTTACTTTTACATCGATATGAAGCTTCCTGACGACGTGGAGTGCTTCCAGTGCGTCCTTCAGTGGCATTACCAGACAG GTAATTCGTGGGGAGACTGTGGTAATGGCACCTCAGCCTTGGGTTGCGGCGACCAAGAAGTGTTCAGAGGCTGCTCTGATATCGGAATCTATGCTTAA